AACCCGCAGTAGCACCACGCCTCTGCACCAGCACCCCTCGCACGTACACACCATCATTGGGAGACCGTCATGTTCACCGGCCTGAGCGCCTTCCCGCTCACCCCGATCCCCGGCGACGGGGGCATCGATGAGAAAGGGCTCGCGGGTCTGGTCCGCCGGCTGGCTGCCGCAGGCGTCGATTCGATCGGTGCACTGGGCTCCACGGGATCGTATGCCTATCTGACCCGCCAGGAGCGGGCGCGCGTCGCCCGCATCGCAGTGGAGCACGCCGACGAGGTCCCGGTCATCGTCGGGATCGGGGCGCTGCGCACCCGGCACGTGCTGGAGGCAGCCGAGGACGCGCAGAATGCCGGGGCTGCCGGGGTGCTGCTGGCGCCGGTGTCGTACCAGCCGCTGACCGACGACGACGTGTTCGGGCTGTACGAGTATGTCACCGCGCACCTCTCCATTCCTCTGGTGATCTACGACAACCCCGGCACCACCCACTTCGCCTTCACCGACGAGCTGTACGCCCGGCTGGCCCGACTGCCTCGCGTGGCGTCCATCAAGATCCCTGGGGTCCCCGCTGACCCCGCGGCTGCCCGGGCACGCATCCAGCACCTGCGGCAGATCCTGCCCGAGACGGTGACGGTGGGGGTCAGCGGCGACGCGGACGCGGCCAGGGGGCTGAGCGCAGGATGCGATGTCTGGTACTCGGTGATCGGCGGCACCTTCCCCGAACCCGCACTCGCCCTCACCCGGGCCGCACAGTCCGACCAGCCGGAGCGGGCCCAGCAAGAGTCAGAGCGCCTGCAGCCGCTGTGGGACCTCTTCGCCCAGCACGGAGGGTCTTTGCGAGTCGTCGCGGCAGCAGCCGCGCACCTCGGCCTCACCCCGCCCCGCAACCTCCCGCTGCCGCTGCGCGGTCTCGACACCGAAGACCGCGCTCAAGTCGCCGCAGTGATCGAGACGCTGGGCCTCCACGCCTGACTGAGCTCGTCACAAGCCCGCCGCTGCCCTCCCGCCAAGCAAGGGCAGCGGAACCAACCACCCGGAGCCACTGAGCCCGGAGGACCACTCGGCCATGCGCCAGGCCACCCGCCGCCACAAGGACAACCCGGGCTGGGGCCCGCTCGCCCGCTACGTCATAGCCGCGACCTTGGCCCGCACATCCGACGGCGGCGCGGTCGTTGCCATCGTGCTGGTGGTCAATACCAGCGGAGATCGGGCTGGCTTGCCGGTGTGCTCGGCGCATGCATCACCGCACCCCATCTGCTGGGCCCCTTCGTCGCCCGCAGCCTGGACACCGCACGAGACGGCCGCACCGTGATCGCCGCAGCATCCCTCGCTCACGGCACCACCCTGGCAGCCGCCGTCCTGCTACCCCCACACCCACCCCGCCGTCACCGCCGTCCTCCTGATCATCTCCGGTCTCTTCGGACCTCTGCTCACCGGAGGCATCAGTAGCCGCCTGCCCGCCATCGCTGGTCACGGACAACGACGCCAACGCCGAGCCCAGGGCTGGGACGTGGCCACCTACGGCATCGGCGGCACCGAAGGCCCCACCGTCGTCGCCGCCGTCTCCGCCTGGGCCTCCCCCATGACCGCCGCCCTGGTCCTGGCAGCCGGATGCTTCATCGCCGCAGCCGTCATCCGCTTCCTGCCCTACAGCCCACCCCTGGCCGCAGCAGCAGAGGTCCCCCGCCCCACCCGCACCCTCATAGGCATCCTCACCTCCGGCCCCCTGCGCCGCACGCTATACCTGACCGTACCCTCGGCCTCTCGGTCGGGGACGAACTACCCGCCCAGCGCGGCAAACTGCGTGAGCACCTCGCGCTGTAGGTGCACTCAACCAGTCCGGCGAGCGTCTCTGCTTCGTCGGACCGGCCACCGCTCCTCACGCACCATCTGCCACCGAAGATTCATCCGATGAGGGCCGCGGGTCAAGGCTGGCCCGGGGCGGGCCGTGGACGTGCCGCTGTACTGGCAGCCATGGACGCTCGACGTCCCGGCGATTACCCCGCGCTGACCTCACCCGACCTTCTGCAATGCGCGTTCGCGTCGCGCGGCCACACTGGAGCCGGACTCCCTGCGCGCCATCCTGCGCAGCACCACCGGCGCCACGAGCAGGCCGAACACCGCCCAGGCGCCCAGCACACCGACCGTCTCCAAATGCCGCCACAACTCCCCGATCTCGACGGCCACCGCGTCGGACGGCAGCAGGGCGGAGCGCATGCCCAGGCCGAGCCAGTAGACCGGGAACACCTGGGCGATCCACTGCAGCCACTCCGGCAGCGCGGTGACGGGGTAGAAGATGCCCGAGATCGCGATCGTCCCGAGGACGGGCAGCTGGATCAGCCCCTGCGAGCGTGCGCTGGTGAACACCGAGCCGAGGATCGCGCCGATCGGCCTAGGTGGCCACCATGCCGAGCGCCACCACCCAGGCAAGGCCCAGCCACGCGTCCGCACCGAGGTCGAGCCCCTCGATGAGGAACAGCCCGGGGATCAGGAAGATCGCCAGGTCGGCCAGCAGTCCACCGGGAGACCGAGACGACCTTGCCGACGAGGTAGCCGACCATACCGTTCGGGGTGGCCTTGGCACGCAGGAGAGTGCCGTCCTCGCGTTCCGCGGTGAGCAGCTGGCCCATGGTGACCATGCCGAACGAGGCATTCATGCCCAGGATGCTCGGCAGCGCGAAGGTGCCGAGCAGCAGCCCCGTGCTCCCGAACTCCGCGTCGCGCATGAACCACAGGGAGCCCAGCATCAGCAGCGGCCAGAACAGGTGGCTGGACAGCTCCGCTCCGTTGGTGAACGACTGCCGCAACTCGATCATGCCGCGCCTCAGGCCGGCGCGTATCGCACAGGTCATCGTGGAGCCTCCGCCTCGTGCACCAGTGCCAGATAGGTCTGCTCCAGCGAGGCGCGTTGGACTTCGAGTTCGCTGATCTCCTCACCGTGCTGCTGGAAGAGCTGGCGTACGAAGTCGGTCGACTGCCGCATCGACCGGGTGAAGCGCTGCTCGTGTCTCGTTTGGTGGCCCTGAACCATGGGCTTCAGCCCTTGGCTGTCGTGAGTGTCCGCCGCGGAGAGGCCAACGAGGAGCGGCAGTCCGTTCGCGTCCGACAGGATGTGCGTCCTGGAACCCGGCTTGCCCCGGTCCTCGGGGCTCGGACCTGTGTGTTCGTCCCCTATTTAGCGCGCACGTGGGCGGTGTCGAGGACGACGCGGGTGACGTCGACCAGGCGTTGTTGGTGCGGTCGGAGACGAGGCCGGCGATGGCGCGGTAGGTGTCGGGCAGGCGGTCGCGGCGGTGGGTCCAGCGCATCAGTTGTTTCCAGCGTTTGTGGTCGGCGAGGGCGTGTTCGACGGTGATGCGGTCGAAGGAGTGCCAGTGGCGGTCGCGTTCCCACTGTTCGGCTCTGCCGGGCAGTGCTCCCGGACGCGGTTTTCTGGGTGGTGTGATCGCCTGCCCACGGTGGTCGCGGCTGAGGCCCAGGTAGCCGTCGTCCAGGAGGACCTCGACGTCGGGGAAGTGCTGGAAGCAGACGGCGATGCCTTCGTTGCTGGCGGCCATGGCGTCGTGCATACGTCCAGGTCGCAGGGCGTCGATCCATAATGTGCGGCCGCGCCAGTCGGCGATCACGGTGGCCTTCATGGTGTTCTGCTTCTTCTTCCCCGACACGAAGCTCTACATCTGCCCGGAGTCCCCGGCGGATCACCCTCACACATGCCTGATGCAGTGAGCTCCTTCAGTGATCCGCCCCGGCAGGTCGTCGCTGACGCCTTCGCCCGGGCCGAGGCCCTCGGCCGCCGCCAACACCTCACACTCCAGTGGGCGGGGTCAGTCCTCGCGGATGCTGAGCAGGTCGCCGGGCTGGCAGTCCAGTTCGCGGCAGATCGCGGTGAGGGTGGTGAAGCGGATCGCCTTAGCCCGGTCGTTCTTCAGGACGGAGAGGTTGACCACCGACACCCCGACTCTGGCCGCTAGTTCGGACAGGGTCATGCCGCGTTCGGCCAGCAGCCGGTCCAGGTGGGCCTGGACCCGGTGTTCCTCCTCCGGCGGCATCAGACCAGCCCTTCGGTGTCGGTCCGTAGCTTCGTGCCGCGCCGGAAGACCTCACCCAGAGCCAGGATGAGGAGGGCGAGCAGGACGTATTCACCGGTGAAGGCAGCCGAGAAGGGGATCTGGTCGGCCATGGGGGTGCCGCTGACCAGCGCCTGCGTGGTGATCGCCAGCAGTATCGGGGAGAAGGTGGCATGCGCCAGCACCGTGAGCCCCATGACGCTCAGGCGCTG
The sequence above is a segment of the Streptomyces sp. NBC_01775 genome. Coding sequences within it:
- a CDS encoding dihydrodipicolinate synthase family protein produces the protein MFTGLSAFPLTPIPGDGGIDEKGLAGLVRRLAAAGVDSIGALGSTGSYAYLTRQERARVARIAVEHADEVPVIVGIGALRTRHVLEAAEDAQNAGAAGVLLAPVSYQPLTDDDVFGLYEYVTAHLSIPLVIYDNPGTTHFAFTDELYARLARLPRVASIKIPGVPADPAAARARIQHLRQILPETVTVGVSGDADAARGLSAGCDVWYSVIGGTFPEPALALTRAAQSDQPERAQQESERLQPLWDLFAQHGGSLRVVAAAAAHLGLTPPRNLPLPLRGLDTEDRAQVAAVIETLGLHA
- a CDS encoding helix-turn-helix domain-containing protein, whose translation is MPPEEEHRVQAHLDRLLAERGMTLSELAARVGVSVVNLSVLKNDRAKAIRFTTLTAICRELDCQPGDLLSIRED